CCTGGGGCAGGCCGTGCTGGAGAGCCTGACCCCAGCAGAGCAAATCCTCAGCGTGGTTTACGAGGAACTGGTGCAGATGCTGGGAGGGGAGGCCAAACAGCCCCTGCTCAAGAACGAGGGCAACCTGTGGTTCATGGTGGGGTTGCAAGGCTCGGGTAAAACCACCACTTCGGGCAAGCTGGCCCATTTTTATAAGTCCAAAGGACGACGCCCCTTGCTGGTGGCCGCCGACACCCAGCGGCCTGCGGCCCGCGAGCAGCTTCGTATCCTGGGCGAGAAAATTGGCGTTCCGGTGCTGGAAGTGGCCGATGGAGAGCGCCCTGAGACCACCCGCACCCGCCTGCAGCAGCACCTGACTTTCGATTACCGCGACCTGGTGATCGTAGACACCGCCGGTCGTCTGCAGATAGACCAGGCCCTGATGGACGAACTGGCCCAGCTCAAGCAGGTGCTGGGACCTTCCGAAACCCTGCTGGTGGTGGACAGCATGACCGGCCAGGAGGCCCTGAATGTCTCCAAAGCCTTTGATGAGCGCATCGGGGTAACCGGCCTGATTCTAACCAAACTGGATGGCGATGCCCGGGGCGGCGCGGCGCTTTCGGCCCGGTATGTGACCGGCAAACCCATCTACTTTGCGGGGGTTTCGGAAAAGGTCGAAGGCCTGGAGCCCTTCTACCCCGACCGGCTGGCCCAGCGCATCCTGGGCATGGGCGACCTGCAGACCCTTCTGGAAAAAGCCAGACAGGCCGAGCTCGAGGCCCCGCAAAAAGACCTCAAGGAGATCACCCTCGAGGACCTCATCACCCAGATGCGCCAGATGCGCAAGATGGGCAGCTTCACCGAGATCCTGGGCATGATACCGGGTATATCCAGAATGCTACCCCCCGGCTTCTCGGTGGACGAAAAGCAGGTTAATCGCATGGAGGCCATCGTGCTCTCCATGACCCCTAAAGAACGCCGCGACCCCCGCATTCTGAATGCCTCGCGCCGCAAGCGCATTGCGGCGGGTTCTGGCACGACGGTGCAGGAGGTTAACCGCCTCATCAAAACCTTCGAGGACACCAAGCAGATGCTGAAAACCCTGGCCAAGCAGCAGGCTCGAGGGGGGCGGGGTTTGTTCAGGAGATAGGTCTTGGGTTGCAGGCAGAAATACCAAAGCCTGTAACTGACAGTGCGTCCAGAGGGCGCTTCAGACAACACAAAGGAGTAGAACATGACCAAGATTCGTTTGTCCCGTTTCGGTTCCAAAGGCAACCCCCATTACCGCATTGTGGTGATGGACAGCCGTACCAAGCGCGATGGTGGCTACATCGAGCGCATCGGCTACTACGACCCGCGCAAGACCACCAAAGACTGGCTGAAGATCGACCAGGAGCGCCTTCAGTACTGGCTGGGGGTGGGTGCCCAGCCCACCGATACCGTAAAAAAACTCATCAAGCAGGCCAACCCAGGGGCCTAATAGCAACCCAGCAAAAGCCGAAGGCCCAAAACCCTGGGCTTTCGGCTTTCGACTTAAGGCTTTAGGCTAATGTTTATGAAAGACCTCGTGGAGTACCTGGCAAAAGCAGTGGTCGACCACCCGGCCTCGATTCGCGTGGATGAGCGCCGGGGCCGCGAAGGGTTGGTGTACTACATCGAGACCCACCCCGAGGACAAAGGCCGGATTATCGGCCGGCAGGGCCGCGTAATCGAGAGCATCCGCACGGTGGTGCGCTCGTTTGC
This is a stretch of genomic DNA from Meiothermus cerbereus DSM 11376. It encodes these proteins:
- the ffh gene encoding signal recognition particle protein, coding for MFENLSQRIRAAVDKLRGRGRITEADLKATLREIRMSLLDADVNFEVAKNFVNRVQEKTLGQAVLESLTPAEQILSVVYEELVQMLGGEAKQPLLKNEGNLWFMVGLQGSGKTTTSGKLAHFYKSKGRRPLLVAADTQRPAAREQLRILGEKIGVPVLEVADGERPETTRTRLQQHLTFDYRDLVIVDTAGRLQIDQALMDELAQLKQVLGPSETLLVVDSMTGQEALNVSKAFDERIGVTGLILTKLDGDARGGAALSARYVTGKPIYFAGVSEKVEGLEPFYPDRLAQRILGMGDLQTLLEKARQAELEAPQKDLKEITLEDLITQMRQMRKMGSFTEILGMIPGISRMLPPGFSVDEKQVNRMEAIVLSMTPKERRDPRILNASRRKRIAAGSGTTVQEVNRLIKTFEDTKQMLKTLAKQQARGGRGLFRR
- the rpsP gene encoding 30S ribosomal protein S16; translated protein: MTKIRLSRFGSKGNPHYRIVVMDSRTKRDGGYIERIGYYDPRKTTKDWLKIDQERLQYWLGVGAQPTDTVKKLIKQANPGA
- a CDS encoding KH domain-containing protein — encoded protein: MKDLVEYLAKAVVDHPASIRVDERRGREGLVYYIETHPEDKGRIIGRQGRVIESIRTVVRSFAKGRVSVEVR